GTGCCCATCTATTTTGGGGATGAATCGTTACTTTTTAAACAATGAATCAGAAACAGGGCCAAGAAAGCCACCATTTCATAACGAAGAACAAGAAACAGCATCGTTGATCAGGCAAACATCATCTGCTGACAAAACAAACGCTATCTTTCATTACCCGTCTATTCGGTGTCAAAAGCAAAACAGGCCAGAGCGTGACCAAGTAGTAGCAGAAGAAAAAATGGCAACCAGAGCGTGACCAGAAAGAAGAAATGGCAGCAATGGCTGCACTTCAAAGCTCAATGTCCTCTCTTTCACTCTTCCCCTCTAACTCATTCTTTGGCCAACGCCTATCActtccttctctctcccctctaaAAGTAGGCTGCAATCCTCTCTGATTTCTTTccactggtttttttttcatatatatttttaatgctcTTGAATTTTGATAGTCGGttgattatttatgtttgataactTGTAAAGTGATTGTTTTACGCAGATTTCGTATGCTATACTAAAATGGATCTTGCTTAAGTTGGAATTTAATTGTTCTTTCAGTAGTTGGTCATTAACTTCATAGCCGAAGACTATAAATCTTCGTGATTTTACTTCTGAAactgcattttcttttttgagattttgaatgTTGATGGTAATCTCCACATGGGTTTTGGCTAAAgtgaaaaaattgaagtttgatTATTATATGCGCATGCTACAATTCTTCTTCTGGTAGCTGTCTTGCGCACACTGCATTGTCAATGGCTAATACTGTACTCTTCATTCCTGGTGTCCTAACAAGACCCCCTCAATCAAAGAGTTCTTGACCTCAAGAATCCATAACAAAATCTGGGAACTGCATGCTTAATTCCTCTAGGTCTTCCCATATGTTGCCTCTTCATGAACATCTGAGACTATTTAACCAATCCCAAAACAACAACCTTGTTCCTTTACTTCTGTTTCTAAGAATTTCTCCTTTTCATCCTCCCTTCCCTCAATCAAATCAATCCCTTTAACACCACATTTATGTCCAGGTACAAATTTATCGTCACATTTAAAGCATAATCCAAGTGTCCTTCTTTGTTCATAAAGTGTATCTGTAGATTGTTTTGGACTAGATTTCTCATCAACTCCATGCTGGTTGAAAGGTTTATAGGGTGTAATACCTGCTGATCTTTCATTGTTAAATGAAGAACTGATTCTGGGAGCAATTATGTTTCTTCTTACAACTGCAACAATTGATTTTTCAAGCCACTTCGCCTGATCAAAGGCTTGTATTAAAGTAGTCGGCTAGAGAATCTTTAACTTAATCTCTTCCTTTAATCCACTAATGAAACTGGACACGTAATATGATTCTGGCAGCATGGGATTAATAGTTTTCATCAGagattttaatcttttaatgtACTCATCAGTTCCTTTTTTCTGCTCTAATTTGTTGAATTCTTCCACGACATCACTATGGCTTCCAAATCTCATACAGAGTGCTTTCCAGTTCGTCAAATCATTATTTCCCAGCAAGATCCCCTCAAACCAAATCTCTGACTTTCCTTCTAAGTACATTGAAGCAACTTCCAGCCATTGTTGTACTGGTAGTTCATAGTGCATCTTGAAATACTTCCTGCACTTTCGAATCCACCCCCTGGGATTATCACCACCAAATACTGGGAACTCAATTCTCGGTAGATTCACATTGTATTCTCATCTTAAGTTTTTCTTGTTGTCCATATACCTTACCATGATTGCAACTCCTTTGTTGCATATTGATTCCATTAGAATTGGAGTTCTCCCTTCTTTCTCTTGCATGTATCTTCGTTAGCTTCCAAAGATTGTAGATTCGTTATCACTATCTTTATTTGCTTTGACAGTTGATCAATCTGAAAATAGAGTTCTAATATAACAAGGAAAGTGATGTCTTCAGCTGGAATTCATGCGCCAAGTCTAGAAGTTTCTGAAAATAAATCACATCATAATAGATTTACATGTCCAAAAACGTTCTAGCATGTTGGCAATACAGGTGCAGCGGCTTTATACCCATTTTCGATTTTGATTCAATAAGTATCTCTCCAAACTCAAAACATTAAGGTTCTAGAGATATTTCTTAGGATTCCATAACATTTTGAATCATCTCAATCGGGGGTTCGGATGAGAGAATTATGCCTAGATTACAAAGTTATGTTGAAACTATACAGAATTGTCCAATTAGCTTTGCTTAGCCCATAACGCCTTTTTTTGCCTCctagatcaaaatataaaaatcatgagTATATTTAGGCATCAAATAAGTATAGAAGAATATACATTAAggaatgaaaatatgatattttgcATTCTTAACAACGTTAAAGGTCAAATAACAATTCACTTGGGATTTTTACtactttaaaacatttttttttttcacatcttCAGGTTATCAGAGGAAAAACAAGGTTCAATACATCCAAAGATTTCATCAAAGAAGATAAGAGACTTGAGGTTTAAGTGCAGGCATGGCATTAAAGATATGATGTGCGAAACTATCACATGTTACCTAGATCATAGCCTCTAGCCATGAGTAAGAGTAAAGGTCATTGATCTTTCTGACAACATTTACCAAATCTACAAGATCAAATCTCTGGCAAAATTGTCACAGGATACAAGTGTTGAAATTTATAGCCTATGCTGGCAATGTAGCAGTTCATTACAGCACAGGCGGAAGTGACGAATAGAAATAAATGAAGCAACATATTCTCAGTGACCAAACCCACTGGTTGTctgtagaaaaagaaaatgaaagtcaccatctaatattttgattaataaaatctttaattgGTTTCAGAGTTTGAGTAATGAGGCAAATTACATAAAAGAAATATGTGAACATTTCTAATATACCTTACATAAGATAAACTGCATTTATTTGTCTTATATAAACTAagtaaatgttttattttctaactcTTGGTCTGTTCGGTATATGTTGTTTTTCCGATGTCCTACATTGCTAATTCTGGAAATTCATTCCCGTTATTAATGCTGGCAAGACATTAATCCTGTTGCCGTAACAATGGAATCGTGTCTTGCGGTGGCAAACTGATCTGAAGCCACCGATTGTGTGCAtagaaagaagaaatttatCATTAAACTAGAGGTGCTCCAGAATTGAATGGTAATAAAATGCTATACACAGACATATGGGGTCAGCAATACGCTTTAAAGCAGCCTATTGACTACATCAATACGTAGAATGAAACATTTATTCTGGACGGTACTGCAACAAGAAGTGCATAGATCGATGTAATGCAGTTCAACAACTAagaaatttttcaagaactgtCACGAATGAGGCGTTACGGTGATTATTTTCCTGGATCGggattgtaaaaaataatatgagtgaaaaagataagagattcttattctttataagtagaaaaaagaaaatgaaagtcaCCGTCAAATATTTTGGTCAATAAAAACCTTAACCGATCTCAAATTTTGGGTAATGGAACACATGGTGTAAAAGAAATGTCTCAAAGTTTcatataagttcataatcttgtatattaaaagaaacaaaaaaaaaatttgttgttgtATTTTTGAAACGTAAACCagaattttttggaattttacaaacttgttgtaaaatccatgtaatattttttatataaaaaaaaaaacatgtcaatatattttagattaaaaaaacaaaatgcttaaataactttaggatttttagccatatacaacaaaaaaagaaaatttttatttttatttttatttatttaaggctttgtttggtaaaaactcattttctttgtaataaaactaacaaaaatagGCTTAAAGTGTgtttgccaaacacactcttaaaccCAAAAACCCTTTAACAAAAATTATGGCAAACTAAACATGGTATTAAACACCCAAAATTTTTTGACTCAACTGGGTTGACCcaaaattttttgttcaaccatACACCGAAccaaaaattatgatttgacctgaaaataacctaaaaacaaaaataaagcaaaaaaatatatattaaacacctaaaaaaacacaTCTTTCATTTGGATTCAACCTTACTTAATTTGAAAGTTTGTAACTCCATATTTAAACATTTGAAGTTGCCAACTCAATTAATCGAAACTGTCAAAACAAAGATGCAAGCTGACAAACGATGTTtcattcaccttctcttcaTTAAGTCTGAACAACGCGTCATTTAGGGTTCTTAATTTGGGAATTAGAGAATTTCAATTGAGTCTCTGTTCTTCTAATTGCTTTTAATTGTACCTGTAATTTACctccaaacttttaatttaatacaattttacatttttcaaactcaattatcaGCCCTAAAGTTTAccgttattttcattttagtccttgattCTAAATGTGTGcatttgacccttaattgaccaacaaacttttaatttcttcaatttggcccctaattTGATCAATTGTAGCCCAACATTCATgcgtatttttcaattttgtcattggttttggatttgttttcaatcaaATCTCTAATTACcgatcaaacttcaatatttatacaattaaacccctaacttgaccaaattaactcttaaaattgCAATTCAACCCCCAGACTtgaatttcttccaattaaagcctaacttcaaaaattattttttcttacaattaagcccttaataaatttaattagacCTTGCAAAATTCCAATTGAGTCCTTGAACATTtccttcctcaaattgaattttcctttGCCACAAGGCCTTTATCTATCGAAAATATAATGTCGATGTTTTTCaatcttgtatattttgatCTTCCTCAATTAGTCTTTGGTAATTTCTCAAGCAttctggtatttttttttattgatttatttttgtgattttcttctagcattttttttatattttctttttttattattattattttatttatatgaagcCCTAAAatgaataacaacaataactaTGAGAATAATCATAGGAAATAACAATCAGTCCAATGCCATGAAAGATGATTGTGAAATGGATTAAATCAAAGTGATGCAGCTTTGTTTAAAACCAACTCCCTCAATTAACATAAAAGCTTTCACTTTCATTTGCATTTCCTTGCTGGTTGCTACATTGATCTTGTTATTTTATACTAATCTTCATTAGGAGTGTAGGACCATAATTCAGTTAAATCCCTAGCCACTCTAGACCAATTGACCCATGAAAAGCTCAATGAGGTCTTCAATGAAGTTGTTCTGGTCCAAACATGGGTCAATCTCAATGAGGTTGTTTTGGTCCCATGTTTAGACCAATTAAACCTAATGCATTTATTCACATGTGAATTTCAAGGAAACCGCTCCACaccaatttatcttatttttcagGAATTTTTGTCAACCTGTGCACATGCCTACGAACATGGTTGTCCAACATGGTTGTCCAGGGatctgtttaaaattataattgcggttgtggtttaaaatattttattttgttagaaatatatttaaataattttttttattttttaaaaattatttttgatatcagcacattaaaacaatataaaaaaatataaattttttttataaaaaataaaataaaatttaagggaACACAATTTCAACCGTTCCAATCAATCTATAAATATTAAAGCAGGAAGAGAAGACGACAGCTTAGTTGTAAAGCTCAATTGAGGCCAGGATGGGTTCATAGGTTgacccaagaaaaatagaattaaaaatgaatgaaatggtgttgttttttatcaaaaaaaaaaaaatatatatatatatatatatatatatatatatattaacatgttGAAAGTGAATTTTGGCTAGGTAAaagagttaatttagatttaattttttattttatttttttaatctaaattggtttagattttaaatcaattaggtTTTAAATTAGCTCTTCAGACCAGTTTAGATATTACATCTATGGAAGAGATAATGAAAGAGACAACAAGagagacaaaacaaaaaaacaggaaaattaGCACAAACTGacaattttattattccattagaATCATTCTTTCAAATTACACTGGGCTGTCTTTTCTAATTCTTTCTTGTCATTTGTAACAGCTCTATCATaccctaaattatttttttaccaagacCAGAAGataaactatttaatttaaataaagggTGGGGGAAAAAGGCATTAAATTCAaatctaattatttaatttgttgttttttacatCAGAGTTCCTAGAATCACCTAATTTGAGAGCAAGTCTAAAGCACAACAGCTAAAATCAGTCCAATGGTTCAGCATGCTTCAtctaaaaacatgttaatttaaaattaataaaaaaaaataaaaaaaataattttttttaaaaataccttttaaaacataaaaacacacAGGTATTTGTATGTTAGCGTGGCAGCAGCCCTCGGTCTGAACATAGCTCAGCAGATGGCATCCCCACCAAAACGAGGAGTCCTAATCACGGGGGCCACATCGACTGTGCTAACTGCTAAGTATCTTAATTTGTGTTCATCTGACCTCAAGCTACTCCCCCCGGAAATATTTAATACTGTCAACTGAATTCCATCAATTTTTCTGGAATCATAAATAATGCAGAGAGGTGCTGCAAGGATTAACCTTCATTTATGAGGTGCATGTGCCAGCATTTACAGTTTCACAGATGTTACGGCAAGGAAAATGATACGATTAAAGAAACTGGAAAGTTACCATTTTTTAAGCAAGAGAGAAACGGAACCCTAACCTCATCTTGAACATTAGCTGCTTCTTCACCAACAGGATCTGCAAGAAGCTCCAGGCGAGAGATTAGCCTGGTCAATGAATTTAcagaaaaaaactctaaaagggATGTGAAAATATGAGACAAAACAAACCTAACTCTCCAGTAACTCGTTTAGATTGTTGTCTGCTGGTTTGGACTCACCCTTGTCTCATGCACAGACCTCCAACAAGGACCACATGTAGTTCTTGTACTGAGTAATGCAAGTGGACAGCAAGATTTATCATTATTGAAAGCATGCATGTTTTACACCTCAAGAAAACACATGTTTAGACTAGTTTTATATGCATAGACTCACTAATTTCTGCTGATGAAAGACGGGTCTAGGATCCTCCTCTGAATTATCTCTAATGGAAACTGAGCTTGATTCATTTGATTATTCTATTACTTTGTGTTCAAGTGAGACAGGACTTCATATAATAACATTAACTAGCTGGGTTTAATTTGTCTTAGAGTGTTTGATGCATGTGAGCAGGATTTCGAAGTCCTCAAATTTCAATGCACTAGCAGCATATAAATCGAAGTCTTCAACTCCAGTACCTTTCAAATTAACCTGCAAGCTCATTAACTTTGCCATTCAAACTGGGATACCTGACGTTAcaattcaagatttaattatcagacagtcttttcttctttttttctttaaagtatTTGTTCTTAAATTCACCTACACGGGTAAATGTTATGAGGGTACTTTCAAGGTAACTTGGGTCCCCAAATCTTGAATCTATCACTATGCTCAGCAACTAACTGGAATTAAAATTTTGCTGTGTGTTATAACTCCAGTCATGGAGAGGGCAGCAATAAAGTAGCAGGAGATGTGCAAATGTGTTGTGGGGCAGATACAACTAAACTATGAATCATAAAATTTGATATGCTAACAAGGGATATAGCCTCAAAAGAAGAAACATAATTCTTCAAAACATAGGATTCAAGAAAATTTCCTTTAAACAAAGGTGTAAAAGGGATTCACATGACTTCATAATGTAGTGTCAGCATTTTCGTTTCTTTCTTCAGGATTTGCAGATTACTACAAAGCAAGGAAGCAGGGCTCTAGGGTTGAGCAGATAAAGCTCCTCGATATTGGAATAGAGACCAACTTTCCCTGCCAGAGAATCAAACCCTGTTTGGCCAGATATTTCTTGAATATTCTCCAAAGGCCTATGAACCCTCCCAGCAATCACTCTGCATACTATCAAAGCTTTCCTTGTAGATGGATCATCTTCAAAGATTTCAATGGACTCGAAAGCTCTTCCACTGGTAGAAGTTGTGAACACACCTACTCCACCTTTAAGCTCCTTTTTGGCAGAGAAACCATTTCTAATAATTCGACAAACACGGCATTTTTCAGATTCACACAGACTTGAAGAACCGTTTATGCCAAGAGAGCATGCAACGGTCGTACCATAAAACCTCAAAAGCTCATTCCCATCAGCTATGCACCGAGAATGTTTCTTCGGGAGCTTGCTGGCTTTGATTTTCACCGTCTCTCTATACTCTTCAAATCGGGCTAGAGTTTTTTGCATATTGTGAACCTTCAACACTCTTTCTATTCGACCGCAATGGTTTTCACTCTTTAACCAGCTCGTTCGACATATGATTTCTACGATTTTTCTTGATGAGTCACCTTCCACGAGTTCAGTGACTGCcaagaagagaaatataatGAGCTGCTGATAAGGAAAGCTACTCTGAAGTATCAGGAACAGCAAACCACTTTAATATTTGACTCCGGTTTCAAAGACTAACATCAAAATGAAAGATCAGAATAAATTGTTTTGAGTACAGCTATAATTTATTAAGTTGAAAGTCATCAAAACCATCTAGTAACTATGCCTCTCTTGAGCATcacagtaaaaaaacaaaattatatctcAGACGAAGATATTGCAGGAAAAAAGAAACGGCTTGTTGCAGAGTAATATCtgacaaattattaaaaaaataaaaataaagaaaaaaagattttatattaaaattaacattttactGGTGGTTAGAATCTGGGTTCACATTAAGAGCAATTGAAATGGAAGACTCAGTCCAATTGCCGCAAAGCCTGCAAAGTATCCATGCCTTTAAAAAAACCTTCACCACTGTCTCGGAGCACATGGTGATCTCAAAAGTTGAAAGGGAAAAGTGCCCTCTCAATTCTGAGGTCAGAATCAAGTGTGAGACTGCTACTGTGAGGATAAGAGAACAAGAAAGAGACAAAAGAAACTGCAAAAAGggttcaaattcaaaactaaatatatgCACAAAAGGGGGGTGAAAAATTAGATGGAAGATgtctaaattaacaaataatttcaaaataggAGATTCTTACCAGCATGCTTGGAGAGATGATGATTTTCAGCAGCTTCCCATTTGGTAAACTGTTCTCCACATTTATGGCAAGTGATTGTAGAAGAACCATTAAAATCTGTCTCTCTTGAGACCCTACTGCTTGAATGTGCACCAGCACCAAATATACCAGAACCTCCAAATCCAGACCCTTCTCTGTCtgatgaaagaaaaggagattttCTTGGAGGAGTTGCTGCGTTCCTAAATGAAGGGTTGAAATAGTGCATTGTAGGATGTCCTCCAGGTCCTGGAGTACCTGGCCTTAAAGTACCGACAAAAGTTGAACCAACACCACCGTTACTACCACCACCATTATGGTTGCTGCCATG
This is a stretch of genomic DNA from Populus alba chromosome 11, ASM523922v2, whole genome shotgun sequence. It encodes these proteins:
- the LOC118047464 gene encoding uncharacterized protein gives rise to the protein MPTVWFTLKRSLHCKSEPSEVHDPKSTKHLSTILTRKAGRSGCSRSIANLKDVIHGSKRHMEKPPSCSPRSIGSSEFLNPITHEVILSNSRCELKITGFGGFQEGVGTGVSHGSNHNGGGSNGGVGSTFVGTLRPGTPGPGGHPTMHYFNPSFRNAATPPRKSPFLSSDREGSGFGGSGIFGAGAHSSSRVSRETDFNGSSTITCHKCGEQFTKWEAAENHHLSKHAVTELVEGDSSRKIVEIICRTSWLKSENHCGRIERVLKVHNMQKTLARFEEYRETVKIKASKLPKKHSRCIADGNELLRFYGTTVACSLGINGSSSLCESEKCRVCRIIRNGFSAKKELKGGVGVFTTSTSGRAFESIEIFEDDPSTRKALIVCRVIAGRVHRPLENIQEISGQTGFDSLAGKVGLYSNIEELYLLNPRALLPCFVVICKS